The genomic segment CTCGAACGACAACTGCCGTACCGGCTCGGTGTCCTCCCCCCGCGTCCGTTCGTCGAAGAGCAGCCCGGCGTCGATCCGCCCGTGCGCGGCGGGGATGACGGGGGCGCGCGGAGCGAGCCGTTCCAGCGTCTCCAGGGTGTCCCGCAGTCCCGCCGCGTCCACCCGGTCCGCCTTGTTGAGGACCACCAGGTCGGCGATGCCCACATGGCGGTCGAGTTCCGGGTGCGCGGTGCGGGTCCGGGCGAACTCGGCGGCGTCGACGACCTCGACCAGACCGCCGTAGACGATGTGCTCGTTGTCGCTGGCCAGGATCATCCGGATGAGCTCCTGCGGCTCGGCCAGCCCGCTCGCCTCGATGACGATGACGTCGATGCCGGCCCCGGGCCGGGCGAGCCGCTCCAGGAAGCCGTCGAGCTCACTGGTGTCGACGGCGCAGCAGAGGCAGCCGTTCCCGAGCGAGACCATGGAATCCACCTGGCCAGCCAGGGCCATCGCGTCGATCTCGATCCTGCCGAAGTCATTGACGATCGCGCCGACGCGAGTACCGTCACTGCTGCTCAGCAGATGGTTGAGCAGGGTGGTCTTGCCCGATCCCAGGAACCCCGCCAGCACGACGACCGGTATCTGTCTCCTGGCCACAGGGGCGCCTCCGTCGCATCATCAGCCGGGCCGGCTCGGTGGTGTGCCGCGGGAACGGTCGCGGGCCAGGATAGACGGCCCCAGCTCGTCAACGATTTGAAGAATTCTTCAATTGGACACATCATGGAGTGAGCCTCCCGCCCGCTCCCCCGACGACAGGTGCCGATCTTGCAGGTCCCCCTCTACCAGGCCAAGGCGGAGTTCTTCCGCATGCTCGGGCATCCCGTCCGCATCCGGGTGCTGGAACTCCTCCAGGACGGCCCCATGCCCGTACGGGACCTGCTCGCCGCCATCGGCACCGAGCCGTCCAGCCTCTCCCAGCAGCTCGCCGTGCTGCGCCGCTCCGGCATCGTGACCTCGACCCGCGAGGGGTCCACCGTGGTCTACGCCCTGGCCGGCGGCGACGTGGCGGACCTGATGAAGGCGGCCCGGCGGATCCTCACCGAGATGCTGGCCGGCCGCAACGAACTGCTGGCCGAACTGCGGGAGCCCGGGGACCTGCGACGGTGAACCGGTTCCGCGCACGGGCCCTCTCCGGGCTCCTCTCACTCCTGCCCACGCGCTCCGATCTCGCCGCGATGCGCGGCCGTCCGCGCCGTGACCTGCTGGCCGGCCTCACCGTGGCCGTCGTCGCGCTGCCCCTCGCCCTCGGCTTCGGCATCTCCTCGGGCCTGGGGGCCGAGGCCGGGCTGGCCACCGCGGTGGTCGCGGGGGCACTGGCCGCCGTCTTCGGCGGCTCCAGCCTCCAGGTCTCCGGGCCGACCGGGGCCATGACCGTCGTCCTGGTGCCGATCGTCCACGCCTACGGCGCCTCCGGCGTGCTCATGGTGGGGCTGATGGCGGGCGTGCTGCTCCTGCTGCTGGCCGCCGCCCGGGCCGGGAAGTACATGGCCTTCGTGCCCGCGCCCGTGGTCGAGGGCTTCACCGTGGGCATCGCCCTGGTGATCGGGCTCCAGCAGATACCCGCGGTCCTCGGCGTGCCGGTCCCGGACGAGGAGAAGGTCACGGTGGCCGCCTTCGAGGCCGTACGGGACTACCTCGGCGCCCCGGACTGGCCCGCGGTCACCATCGCGCTTGCGGTCGCCGGGCTGATGCTCGCCGGCGCGCGGTGGCGCCCGGCCGTGCCGTTCTCGCTGCTGGCCGTGGTGGCCGCGACGCTCGCCGCCGAGACGACCGGGCTGGACGTGGACCGCATCGGGGCGCTGCCGTCCGGACTCCCGGCGCCCTCGCTCGGTTTCGTCGACCTCTCCGCCCTGTCCTCGCTGATCGCCCCCGCCGTGGCGGTCGCCGCGCTGGCCGCCCTGGAATCGCTGCTCTCCGCGGCGGTCGCCGACGGCATGACCGTGGGGCAGAAGCACGACCCCGACCGCGAACTCTTCGGCCAGGGCCTCGCCAACCTCGCCTCGCCGCTCTTCGGCGGCGTGCCCGCGACCGGCGCGATCGCCCGGACCGCCGTCAACGTCCGCACCGGGGCGACCTCCCGCCTGGCGGCGCTGGCCCACGCGGTGGTCCTCGCCGTCATCGTCTTCACCGCCGCGCCACTGGTCTCCCGTATCCCGCTCGCCGCCCTGGCGGGCGTCCTGCTCGCCACCGCCGTCCGCATGATCGAGGTCGGTTCGGTGCGCGCGATGGCCCGCGCCACCCGCGCCGACGCCCTCGTACTGGTGCTCACCGCGTGCGCCACGCTGGCCCTCGACCTGGTGCAGGCGGTCGTCATCGGCCTGGTCGTCGCGGGCGCGCTGGCGCTGCGGGCGGTCGCCCGCAACGCCCGGCTGGACGAGGTGCCGCTCCACCACGAGGACACCCCCGGCAGCCACGACGCCGCCGAACACGCGCTGCTGGCCGAGCACATCGTCGCGTACCGCCTCGACGGACCGCTCTTCTTCGCCGCCGCCCACCGCTTCCTGCTGGAGCTCTCCGAGGTCGCGGACGTCTCCGTGGTGATCCTGCGCATGTCACGGGTGACCACCATCGACGCCAGCGGCTCCCTGGTGCTGAAGGACGCCATCGAGAAACTGGAACGCCGCGGGATCACCGTGCTGGTCTCCGGCATCCGCGACGGCCACCACCGCCCGCTGGAGGCGCTCGGCGTCATCGGACGGCTCGACGCCACCGGACGCGTGTTCGCCAGCACGCCCGAGGCCATCGCCGCCGCCCGCGAACTCCTCCACGGCTCCGGAGTCCTGCCCGCCCCGAGGGACCCCCGGCCGGAGGGCCCGCCCGATCCCGTACGGGAGGTTCCGCGGGAGCCCGCGGACCGGGCCGAACGGGAGGAGAACCCGCCGAGCGCTCTGCCGCTGTGAACCCGTGAACCCGAACGCCTGCACACCTGAATACGTGAACCCGCGAACCCGTGAACCCCTGAACCGGGCCTTTCCGGACGGGGATTCGCGTGCCCGGGCGGCAGCGCGCCGGGCGACCGGAGGCGCCGTCCGGCTGCCGTCCGGCCCGTCTCCGCCACCTCGGCCCTCCCCGGCCGGAGAGGGACCGGACGGCAGCCGGACGGCTCCCCGGTGACCGTATGCGATCGAACACTCACGCTCGGTCCATCGCGTCCGGCACCGCCGCCCCTCCCGGCGCCGTGGCGGACCCGCTCGCCCGGCGGCCTCCCGTCATCGCAGGTTAGGCTCACCTGTGTGAGCACGTGCGCGGCGGCATCCCGGGAACTGTCCGAACCCCTGGCCGGGACGGCCGCCACCGCCCGGACCTGGCTGCTGATCGAACAGCCGGGCCCCTGGGGTGCCAAAGCGCTCACATCCAGCCACCTCGACCCCGCCCTCGGCCGCGCCCTGGAAACCGCCGCCGCCGGCACCGGGGTCCGCGTCGCCCTCATCCGCAGGCCCGGCCGGCACGCGGACCACCCCGGGGGCCGCGAGCGCCGGGTCCACCTCGCCCACACCCTGCCGGGCCGCTCCTGGACCCGTACGGCCCTCCTCACCGATCCGGCGGATCTGCTGGAGCTGGACTTCCCCGCCCTCGGCGCCGGTGAGCACGGCGGCCTCTGGGAGCCGTACGAGGGCGATCCGCTCGTCCTCGTCTGCACCAACGGCAAGCGCGACCGGTGCTGCGCCCTGCTCGGCCGGCCGCTGGTCGACGAACTCGCCGCCACGGGTGAGGCCGTCTGGGAGGTCACCCACATCGGCGGCCACCGCTTCGCGCCGACCCTGTTCGTCCTCCCGTACGGCTACGCCTACGGCCGCGTCACCGCCCGGGCCGTCAAGGAGATCCTGCACGCCGTCCGCGACGGCCAGGTGGTGACGGCGAACGCCCGCGGCCGCTCCGCCTGGGAGCGGCCCGCACAGGCCGCCGACCTGGCGGTCCGGGAGCACACCGGAGAGGACCGCGCCGACGCGCTGCGGATCACCCGCACCGAGCCCCACCCGGCCGGCGCCGCGGAGCCGGGCGGCTGGAGTGTGACCGTGGAGCACGCCGACGGCCGCGTCTGGCGGGTGGAGGTCGGGCGGGGCACCTCGCTGCCGCCCCGCCCCGAGAGCTGCGGCGCGGTACCGGGGAGCCCGGCCAGGATGGACGTGACCGCGCTGCGGGAGGTCACCGTCCGTACGGCCTGAGGCGGGCGCCACGCCGCCCCCGGGCGCCTTGCGGGCCCGGGGCCCGCGGGACCGGCCCCTGAGGGCACGGCGGGCCCTCAGGCGTCGATACGGGAGCGGTCCAGCGTGGCCGCGGAGCTGGTGATGAACTCCTTGCGCGGCGCGACCTCGTTGCCCATCAGCAGATCGAAGACCCGCTCGGCTCCCTCCAGGTCGCCGATGTTGATCCGGCGCAGCGTCCGGAACCGGGGGTCCATCGTGGTCTCCGAGAGCTGGTCGGCGTCCATCTCGCCGAGGCCCTTGTAGCGCTGGATCGAGTCCTTGTACTGGATCCCCTTGCGCTGGAACTCCAGCAGCGTGGTGCGCAGCTCGTTGTCGGAGTACGTGTAGACGTAACGGTCCTGGCCCTTCTTGGGGTGGCTCAGCTCCACCCGGTGCAGCGGGGGCACCGCGGCGAACACCCGTCCGGCCTCGACCATCGGCCGCATGTAGCGCTGGAACAGCGTCAGCAGCAGACAGCGGATGTGGGCACCGTCCACGTCGGCGTCCACCAGCAGCACGATCTTGCCGTAGCGGGCCTGGTCGATGTCGAAGGTCCGTCCGGACCCGGCTCCTATGACCTGGATGATCGCCCCGCACTCGGCGTTCTTGAGCATGTCCGAGATCGAGGACTTCTGGACGTTGAGGATCTTGCCCCGGATCGGCAGCAGCGCCTGGAACTCGGAGTCGCGGGCCAGCTTCGCGGTGCCCAGCGCAGAGTCGCCCTCGACGATGAACAGCTCGCTGCGGTCCACGTCGTCGCTGCGGCAGTCCGCCAGCTTCGCCGGCAGGGACGAGGACTCCAGGGCCGTCTTGCGCCGCTGTGCCTCCTTGTGCTGCCGGGCCGCGATGCGGGTGCGGGCGGCTGCCACGATCTTGTCCAGCACCGCGCGTGCCTGCTGTCTGGTGTCGCGCTTGGCGGAGGTCAGGAACGCCTTGAGCTCCTTGGCGACGACCGTGGCGACGACCCGCGAGGCGGCGGAGGTGCCCAGCACCTCCTTGGTCTGCCCCTCGAACTGGGGCTCGGCCAGCCGGACGGTGACGACCGCCGTGAGCCCTTCCATGGCGTCGTCCTTGTTGACGTCGTCCTCGGCGACCCGGAGCAGTTTGGCGGAGCGCAGCGCCTCGTTGACCGTCCGGGTGAGGGACCGCTCGAAACCGGAGACGTGGGTGCCGCCCTTGGGTGTCGCGATGATGTTCACGAACGACCGGACGGTGGTGTCGTAGCCGGTGCCCCAGCGCAGCGCGATGTCGACCCCGAGTTCGCGGGTGACCTCGGTGGGGGTCATGTGGCCGCGGTCGTCGAGGACGGGCACGGTCTCCTTGAAGGAGCCCTGGCCGGTCAGGCGCAGTACGTCGCAGACGGCCCGGTCCTGGGCGAGGTATTCGCAGAACTCGCTGATCCCGCCGTCGTAGCGGAAGACCTCCTGGGAGGGCTCCTGCCGCTCGCCGTCGGGGCCGGCGGGGCGTCGCTCGTCCCGGACGACGAGGGTGAGGCCGGGCACCAGGAAGGCGGTCTGGCGTGCCCGCGCGTGCAGGTTCTCCAGGGAGAGCCGGGCGTCCTTGAGGAAGATCTGCCGGTCGGCCCAGAAGCGGACACGGGTGCCGGTGCGGCTCTTGGGCACCCGCTTCTTCTTGATCAGCCCGCTGGTCGGGTCGAAGGGGGCGTCGGGGCCGGACTCGGTGAAGATGCCGGGCACACCGCGCCGGAAGCTGACGGCGTGGGTGCTGCCGTTGCGGTCGACCTCGACGTCGAGCCGGCTGGACAGCGCGTTGACGACGGAGGCGCCCACGCCGTGCAGCCCGCCGGAGGCCGCGTAGGAGCCGCCGCCGAACTTGCCGCCGGCGTGCAGTTTGGTCATCACGACCTCGACACCCGACAGCCCGGTCTTGGGCTCGACGTCGACCGGGATGCCGCGGCCGTTGTCGCGGACCTCCACGGAGCCGTCGTCGTGCAGCAGCACCTCGATGTGGTCGCAGTGCCCGCCCAGGGCCTCGTCGACCGAGTTGTCGATGATCTCCCAGAGGCAGTGCATCAGGCCGCGGCTGTCGGTCGAGCCGATGTACATGCCCGGCCGCTTGCGGACCGCTTCCAGCCCTTCGAGGACGAGCAGGTGCCGCGCGGTGTAGTTGGAACCGCCGTCCCGGTCTGCTCCGGTCAGCAGCGCTGTGGACGGTACGGACGTCTCGGCGGTCACGCGGTTCGCTCCTCGCTTAATTTTCGTTGCTGGCCCGACTCCGGGCTCAGGGCGGCTTGGGTCACCGAGGAGAGGGTACCGAGGCCTGGTAGAGCCTTTGTGACGCCACCCGTCGGGAGGAGCCATGCTAGTCGAGCATCGTTCATCTGTTCGATCCCTGGGTAGGGTGACATGGACATCACGTTCCCTTCGAGGCATGAACCATTTAGGCTCCGGGCACGTCCTCATGAACAACGGCAATCCCGCCGGAGGACGGACCCCCGACAAGCGCGATGAATACGTAAGCCAACGCGATACGGCTCATTCGCCGCCACCCGGCAGCATCCGGTCGACTCGGAAGGAAGGTTTTCGAGAAAAAGGCACGAGCGGGAACGTTTTCGGCCTGGTTGGATGTTGACCCTGGTACGACAGCTCGTCGAGCTAGAGAAGAGGCGACGTGACTACTGTTCTGACCCCCGCGAGCCCGCTGACGGCCGCCGACCGCTGCGACCGCTGCGGCGCCCAGGCATACCTGCGCGTCGTCCTGATGAGCGGTGGTGAACTGCTCTTCTGCGCCCACCACGGGCGCAAGTTCGAGCCGGAACTCAAGAAGATCGCCGCAGAGATACAGGACGAGACGGAGCGGCTCACCGCCACTCCCTCCTCGGCGTCGGACGACTGACGACGCCCAGCACCGCAGCGACGACGAGCGACAGCCGGCCCTCCGGCCGGACAGCGGGCGTGCGGCCCTGCACCACAGGACCGCACGCCCGCTCTCGTCGCGGTTACCCCTGCCGTCACCCCTGCTGGGAGGTTTCCGGCCGGGAAGCTCCCTCCCGGGAGACCACACGTTCCATCGCGGACATCCTGGTGTAGACACCGGGGCTGTCCGCCGCGCCACAGCCGCTGCCCCAGGAGACCAGCCCCACCAGGCGGCCCCGGGCCACCAGCGGCCCTCCGCTGTCCCCCTGGCAGGCGTCACCGCCGCCACCGTTGTCCCCCGCGCAGACCATGAACGCGGGCGTGTACGTCCCGTCGGCGCTGCCCGGGTAGGCCCGCTCGCAGATCCCGTCCTCCAGAATCCGCACCCGGGCCGCGTGCAGCACCGACGCGTACCCGCCCCGCCCCGTCGTGTCGCCCCAGCCGTAGACCTCGGCCGGGGTGCCCGGCCGGTACGCCTCGTCCCCGCTCCTCGCCAGCGGCAGACCCTCCCCGTCCAGCCCCCGCTCCACCGTGAGCACGGCCAGGTCCCCCGCGTTGGTGGCGCTGTCGTAGTCCGGGTTCACCCGGACCTCCCGCACCGGCAGCTCCTCGCCCCCGGTGGAGCGCAGATCGTCCCGCCCCGCGATGACCGTGAGATCGCCGACCGCCGAGACGTCCACGCCCAGCACCGCGCGGCTCACGCAGTGCGCCGCCGTGAGAACGGTCCGCGGCGCCACCACGACCCCGCCGCAGAACTGCCCGGACCGGGTGTCGCCGAAGCGGTCACGGCTCGCCAGGGCGACCGCCCAGGGCCTCTCCTCCGTACTGACCTGCCGGCCGCCCACCACCACACTGTCCGCGGCCGCGGGCGGAGCCGTCACCAGGGACACCGCCGCGGCCGCCGGTATCAGGGACAGGGCCCCGGCCAGGGTGCGCGAGATGGGACGCATGCTGTCTCCTCACTCCGCGACGACACGTGCCGCCCCAGCGTCAAACAGCACGGCGCCCTCCGCCACCCGGACGGAGGGCGCCCAAAAGACCGCCGGCCCGGAATCCCCAGGGGATTCCGGGCCGGCCGCGTCCTGAGCCCGCCTGGCCCGACCGGGTGATCAGTCGAGGTAGTCGCGGAGCACCTGGGAACGCGACGGATGCCGCAGCTTCGACATCGTCTTCGACTCGATCTGCCGGATGCGCTCACGCGTCACGCCGTAGACCTTGCCGATCTCGTCCAGCGTCTTGGGCTGGCCGTCGGTGAGCCCGAAGCGCATCGACACCACCCCCGCCTCACGCTCACTGAGCGTGTCGAGCACCGAGTGCAGCTGCTCCTGGAGCAGCGTGAAGCTGACCGCGTCGGCCGGGACGACGGCCTCCGAGTCCTCGATGAGGTCACCGAACTCGCTGTCACCGTCCTCGCCCAGCGGGGTGTGCAGGGAGATCGGCTCACGGCCGTACTTCTGGACCTCGATGACCTTCTCCGGGGTCATGTCGAGCTCCTTGGCCAGCTCCTCCGGGGTGGGCTCGCGGCCCAGGTCCTGGAGCATCTGGCGCTGCACGCGCGCGAGCTTGTTGATGACCTCGACCATGTGCACCGGGATACGGATGGTGCGGGCCTGGTCGGCCATGGCGCGGGTGATCGCCTGCCGGATCCACCAGGTGGCATAGGTGGAGAACTTGTAGCCCTTGGTGTAGTCGAACTTCTCGACGGCGCGGATGAGACCGAGGTTGCCCTCCTGAATCAGGTCCAGGAAAAGCATGCCGCGGCCGGTGTAGCGCTTGGCCAGCGAGACCACCAGCCGGAGGTTGGCCTCCAGCAGGTGGTTCTTGGCCCGCCGGCCGTCCTCGGCGATGATCTCCAGCTCGCGCTTGAGCTTCGGGGCGAGCTTGTCGGAGTTCGCCAGCTTGTCCTCGGCGAACAGCCCCGCCTCGATGCGCTTGGCGAGCTCGACCTCCTGCTCGGCGTTGAGCAGCGGCACCTTGCCGATCTGCTTGAGGTAGTCCTTCACCGGGTCGGCGGTGGCACCGGCGGCCGCGACCTGCTGCGCGGGCGCGTCGTCCTCGTCGTCGTCGGAGAGGACGAAACCCTGGTTCTCCGGCTGGTCGCCGCCCTCGGTGGCCTCGCCCGGCTTTCCGGCCGCCGGACCGGCCTCCTCCGTCGCGCCGTCCGCGCCCTCGAGCAGCTCGTCGGCGTCCTTCTTGGCGGTGGCCTTCTTGGCGGTGGTCTTCTTGGCCGCCGTCTTCTTGGCGGTGGTCTTCTTGGCCGCGGTCTTCTTCACGGCCGCCTTCCTGGCCGGGGCCGCCGGAGCCGCCGGGGTCTCGGCGACCGAGCCGTCCACCGCCTCCTCCGCGCCCGGGGCGGCCTCGGCGGGGGCGGCGGCCTTCCTGGTCGCGGCCGTCTTGGCCGGGACGGTCTTGGTGGCGGTGCGCTTCGCCGGACTCTTCGCTGCGACGCTCTTGCGGGTGCGCTTGGGCGCCTCTGCGGCACTGACCATCAGCGTCACACCCTCCTCGTCGAGGACCTGGTTGAGGCTGCGCAGAACGTTCTTCCACTGGGTTGGCGGAATCTGGTCAGCCTCGAAGGCCCGACGCACGTCGTCGCCGGCGATCTGCCCATCAGCCTTTCCCCGCTCGATGAGCGCCATGACAGACTCGGATTCGGCGATCTCCGGCGGGAGCGTACGGGATGTGCTGGCCGACACGAACAACCTCTCGGAACGATGGGAACGGCTTCCGGCCCCGTCCTGCGACGGGAACCGACGACCGCCGGCGGGGTGGACCGGCGGCGCGAGGGGACCGCGGAGCAATCAGCGTCGCGAACGACATCCGTATTCCTCCACCGGCCATCACCTCTTAGGTCATCGCGCATCCGCAAAGAGCGTTACGCCCGATCCGCGTGGCCCGGGTCACACTCGCCAGGAATTCCAAACCTCCGAAAAGCAGACATATCGCCAGAGAAAGACCTGGAGCCCCGCCGCCGGAATCCGGCGGCGGGGCTCCGCGGCACCACCGCTCCGCGCGGCGGGTCAGTGCTCGCGCGGGGCGGGCACCACATGCTCGACATCGGGGTGGATGGTGAGCAGCTGACGCATGGCGGACTCGGCGCCGGCCGCGTCACCCGCGCCGACGGCCTCGACGATGCGGACGTGGTGGCCGACGGAACTCTCGGTCGGCCGGTCGCAGCCGGTGGCGGGCCCACCGGAGACCTGGAGCGCGGAGGACACGATGCCCGACAGGTGCTCGAGCATGCGGTTGCCCCCGAGCTGGAGCAGCAGGGAGTGGAACTCGGCGTCGGCCCGGCCGAAGGTGAGGGCGTCACCCTGGGCCAGCGCGCGGCTCATGATGTCGGTCATGTCGGTGAGACGCTGCTGCGCCTCCTCGCGGTCGTGCCCGGCCGCCAGCCGAGCGGCGAGCGGTTCGATGGTCCAGCGCAGCTCGAACAGTTCCCGGCGCTGGTCGTCGCGCTGCGGCCCAAAGGCGCGCCACTCGATGATGTCCGGGTCCAGGAGGTTCCAGTCGCTGACGGGGCGGACGCGCGTGCCCACGTTCGGCCGGGCACTCACGAGACCCTTGGCCTCAAGGACCCGCAGCGACTCCCGCACCACGGTGCGGGAGACCTCGAAGCGCTGCCCGATCTCCTCGGGGACGAGGGGGCGGTCCGCGCCCAGGTCACCGGAGACGATCATCTGCCCGAGCTGCTGGACGAGCTGGCCGTGCAGTCCGCGGCCCCGGTTTCCTGCCGTGCGGCGGCCGACCCGGCCCGCCTCCGAGCCGCCTCCCTCCCAGGAGGGGCCGGCGGCACGCTCGCCCACCGGGCCCTCCGCGTAGGGGTAACGGTCAAGCTCGCCCGGGCCGGAGAGGCCGGAGTCGACGGGGCGAGCCGCGGTCATCGTGGTGTGCGCAAGGGTACTCACGCATCCTTTGTCGGCCACCCCCCGGACACCCTTGAGGTCTTTGGTGAAAAGCACACGAAAGGGTGATCGCCCATTACCTCACAATTGACGCCTTTCCGGAAGCAGCCGGACGACGCGCCGTGTGTCCTCCTGCCGCCTCCGGCCGAACGGCCCGGAGGGGCACGGGCGCTCCGCGGATCCCGGTCACAACACGCGCGCGGCCAGGGGCGGAAGCCGTGCCGGTGAGCCCAAGGGGCAGGCCTCCCGGGCCGGTTGCGGCAGCGCCTCGGCTCCGCTGCTGACCCGCGCGGGACCGCCTCAGACCTCCGGGCGCAGCATCGGCGGGTTGAGGAGCGTGGCGCCGCCGGCCCGGAACAGCTGTGCGGGGCGCCCGCCCTGACGTGTGGTCGTGCCACCGGTGGGGACGAGGAACCCGGGGGTGCCGGTGACCTTCCGGTGGAAGTTGCGGGGGTCGAGCGCCACCCCCCAGACCGACTCGTAGACCCGGCGCAGCTCCCCCACGGTGAACTCCGGCGGGCAGAACGCCGTGGCCAGGGAGGAGTACTCGATCTTCGAGCGGGCCCGCTCCACGCCGTCGGAGAGGATCCGGTCGTGGTCGAAGGCGAGCGGTGCGGGCTGCTCTCCCTCACGGCCGAAACCGCCCTTCCCCAGCAGTGCGTCCACCGGCGCCCAGCGCGCGCTGTGGGCGTCGCCTCCCGCCCGCGGCGCGGGAAGGTCGGGGGCCAGCACGAGATGGGCGACGCTGACGACCCGCATCCGGGGATCGCGGCGCGGGTCCCCGTAGGTCGCCAGCTGTTCGAGGTGGGCACCGCCGTCGACGGGGCCCGGGCCGGACGGGTCGAGCGCCAACAGCCCGGTTTCCTCGGCGAGTTCCCTGGCGGCGGCGGCCGCCAGGTCCTCGTCCGCCCGCACGAAACCGCCGGGCAGCGCCCACCGGCCCTGGAAGGGAGGCTCACCGCGCCGGACGGCCAGGGCGCAGAGCGCGTCGCGCTTGACGGTGAGCACGACCAGGTCCACGGTGACGGCGAAGGGCGGGAAGGCCGACGGGTCGTAGGGCGACATGCCGTGATCATAGGCGTCTGCCTGACGATAAACAGGAGTTCGCCGGCTCTCCGCCACAGCGGTCCCCGCGCGGCCCCGGGGCACGGGGACACGGGGACACAGGGGCCGGTCTCCTCCCCGCCGCGCCGCCCGTCCGCACAGGCCCCTGCGGCCCCGGGCGCGGGAGGCTCACTCGCGCCCCGCCGTGCCGGTGCGTCCCGCCCGCCTGCCGCCGCTCCGGCGCCCGCCGGGGCCGGACGGCCGGGTGCCGGCGCGCGGACGCGCCGCGGGCCTGCCTCCCGGCCGGGGTCCGGTGGCCACTCGGGGGCCGGGCCGTGCATCCGCCGCCGCGGCGGCGAGACGGGCGGCGCGCTCCCGGCGCAGGCAGCCGCGCAGCACTTCGGGGTCGACCCCCTCGTTCGCCCCCTGGTGCAGGAGTCTTGCGAACACGTACTCGGGGTCGGCCCGCAAGGCGAGCCCC from the Streptomyces xinghaiensis S187 genome contains:
- a CDS encoding DNA gyrase/topoisomerase IV subunit B; its protein translation is MTAETSVPSTALLTGADRDGGSNYTARHLLVLEGLEAVRKRPGMYIGSTDSRGLMHCLWEIIDNSVDEALGGHCDHIEVLLHDDGSVEVRDNGRGIPVDVEPKTGLSGVEVVMTKLHAGGKFGGGSYAASGGLHGVGASVVNALSSRLDVEVDRNGSTHAVSFRRGVPGIFTESGPDAPFDPTSGLIKKKRVPKSRTGTRVRFWADRQIFLKDARLSLENLHARARQTAFLVPGLTLVVRDERRPAGPDGERQEPSQEVFRYDGGISEFCEYLAQDRAVCDVLRLTGQGSFKETVPVLDDRGHMTPTEVTRELGVDIALRWGTGYDTTVRSFVNIIATPKGGTHVSGFERSLTRTVNEALRSAKLLRVAEDDVNKDDAMEGLTAVVTVRLAEPQFEGQTKEVLGTSAASRVVATVVAKELKAFLTSAKRDTRQQARAVLDKIVAAARTRIAARQHKEAQRRKTALESSSLPAKLADCRSDDVDRSELFIVEGDSALGTAKLARDSEFQALLPIRGKILNVQKSSISDMLKNAECGAIIQVIGAGSGRTFDIDQARYGKIVLLVDADVDGAHIRCLLLTLFQRYMRPMVEAGRVFAAVPPLHRVELSHPKKGQDRYVYTYSDNELRTTLLEFQRKGIQYKDSIQRYKGLGEMDADQLSETTMDPRFRTLRRINIGDLEGAERVFDLLMGNEVAPRKEFITSSAATLDRSRIDA
- a CDS encoding S1 family peptidase, with the translated sequence MRPISRTLAGALSLIPAAAAVSLVTAPPAAADSVVVGGRQVSTEERPWAVALASRDRFGDTRSGQFCGGVVVAPRTVLTAAHCVSRAVLGVDVSAVGDLTVIAGRDDLRSTGGEELPVREVRVNPDYDSATNAGDLAVLTVERGLDGEGLPLARSGDEAYRPGTPAEVYGWGDTTGRGGYASVLHAARVRILEDGICERAYPGSADGTYTPAFMVCAGDNGGGGDACQGDSGGPLVARGRLVGLVSWGSGCGAADSPGVYTRMSAMERVVSREGASRPETSQQG
- a CDS encoding SulP family inorganic anion transporter translates to MNRFRARALSGLLSLLPTRSDLAAMRGRPRRDLLAGLTVAVVALPLALGFGISSGLGAEAGLATAVVAGALAAVFGGSSLQVSGPTGAMTVVLVPIVHAYGASGVLMVGLMAGVLLLLLAAARAGKYMAFVPAPVVEGFTVGIALVIGLQQIPAVLGVPVPDEEKVTVAAFEAVRDYLGAPDWPAVTIALAVAGLMLAGARWRPAVPFSLLAVVAATLAAETTGLDVDRIGALPSGLPAPSLGFVDLSALSSLIAPAVAVAALAALESLLSAAVADGMTVGQKHDPDRELFGQGLANLASPLFGGVPATGAIARTAVNVRTGATSRLAALAHAVVLAVIVFTAAPLVSRIPLAALAGVLLATAVRMIEVGSVRAMARATRADALVLVLTACATLALDLVQAVVIGLVVAGALALRAVARNARLDEVPLHHEDTPGSHDAAEHALLAEHIVAYRLDGPLFFAAAHRFLLELSEVADVSVVILRMSRVTTIDASGSLVLKDAIEKLERRGITVLVSGIRDGHHRPLEALGVIGRLDATGRVFASTPEAIAAARELLHGSGVLPAPRDPRPEGPPDPVREVPREPADRAEREENPPSALPL
- a CDS encoding ArsR/SmtB family transcription factor, yielding MQVPLYQAKAEFFRMLGHPVRIRVLELLQDGPMPVRDLLAAIGTEPSSLSQQLAVLRRSGIVTSTREGSTVVYALAGGDVADLMKAARRILTEMLAGRNELLAELREPGDLRR
- a CDS encoding RNA polymerase sigma factor; translated protein: MSASTSRTLPPEIAESESVMALIERGKADGQIAGDDVRRAFEADQIPPTQWKNVLRSLNQVLDEEGVTLMVSAAEAPKRTRKSVAAKSPAKRTATKTVPAKTAATRKAAAPAEAAPGAEEAVDGSVAETPAAPAAPARKAAVKKTAAKKTTAKKTAAKKTTAKKATAKKDADELLEGADGATEEAGPAAGKPGEATEGGDQPENQGFVLSDDDEDDAPAQQVAAAGATADPVKDYLKQIGKVPLLNAEQEVELAKRIEAGLFAEDKLANSDKLAPKLKRELEIIAEDGRRAKNHLLEANLRLVVSLAKRYTGRGMLFLDLIQEGNLGLIRAVEKFDYTKGYKFSTYATWWIRQAITRAMADQARTIRIPVHMVEVINKLARVQRQMLQDLGREPTPEELAKELDMTPEKVIEVQKYGREPISLHTPLGEDGDSEFGDLIEDSEAVVPADAVSFTLLQEQLHSVLDTLSEREAGVVSMRFGLTDGQPKTLDEIGKVYGVTRERIRQIESKTMSKLRHPSRSQVLRDYLD
- a CDS encoding CobW family GTP-binding protein encodes the protein MARRQIPVVVLAGFLGSGKTTLLNHLLSSSDGTRVGAIVNDFGRIEIDAMALAGQVDSMVSLGNGCLCCAVDTSELDGFLERLARPGAGIDVIVIEASGLAEPQELIRMILASDNEHIVYGGLVEVVDAAEFARTRTAHPELDRHVGIADLVVLNKADRVDAAGLRDTLETLERLAPRAPVIPAAHGRIDAGLLFDERTRGEDTEPVRQLSFEDLYREVNRERAARGPVGRDGGCGDGCDGGGHVHSAYDSVEFTSATPLDPRRLMAFLDGRPDGLYRIKGWVHFGADGHREKFTLHAVGDFLRFYPSPWARGETPDTQLVLIGSGIDTGAVRKELEACRATEPGQGAADETGMWGVLRYVQREQPGAPGEPEEYGEPGAYGEAGGPGEPEDAEYA
- a CDS encoding DUF7455 domain-containing protein is translated as MTTVLTPASPLTAADRCDRCGAQAYLRVVLMSGGELLFCAHHGRKFEPELKKIAAEIQDETERLTATPSSASDD
- a CDS encoding sucrase ferredoxin, which codes for MSTCAAASRELSEPLAGTAATARTWLLIEQPGPWGAKALTSSHLDPALGRALETAAAGTGVRVALIRRPGRHADHPGGRERRVHLAHTLPGRSWTRTALLTDPADLLELDFPALGAGEHGGLWEPYEGDPLVLVCTNGKRDRCCALLGRPLVDELAATGEAVWEVTHIGGHRFAPTLFVLPYGYAYGRVTARAVKEILHAVRDGQVVTANARGRSAWERPAQAADLAVREHTGEDRADALRITRTEPHPAGAAEPGGWSVTVEHADGRVWRVEVGRGTSLPPRPESCGAVPGSPARMDVTALREVTVRTA